From a single Staphylococcus epidermidis genomic region:
- a CDS encoding threonine aldolase family protein: protein MISFENDYLEGAHEKVLNRLVETNRIQAAGYGFDDFSAQAADKIRQRIDCPDATIRFLVGGTQTNQVVINSMLDSYEGVISADTGHVAVHEGGAIEFSGHKVLTIPSQEGKITAQDVENYIETFESDFKKEHMVYPGMVYISHPTEYGTLYTKEELQSLSRVCRRHQIPLFMDGARLGYGLMSNQTNVTIEDVAKYCDVFYIGGTKIGALCGEAIVFTKQNEPKNFTTIIKHHGALLAKGRLTGVQFLELFTDDLYFDISRHAIKMAEKVKKGFIDKGYQVYFDSPTNQQFFILSNDKIEELKQKVKFAVWEKYDNQHRVVRFATSWATTEENVNQLLELI from the coding sequence GTGATTTCATTTGAAAATGATTATTTAGAAGGTGCACATGAAAAAGTTTTAAATCGATTAGTAGAGACAAATCGAATACAAGCTGCTGGATATGGCTTCGATGACTTTTCGGCACAAGCTGCAGATAAAATTAGACAACGTATTGACTGTCCAGATGCTACCATTCGTTTTTTAGTAGGTGGTACGCAAACCAATCAAGTAGTTATTAACTCAATGCTTGATAGTTATGAAGGTGTTATATCCGCTGATACAGGACATGTGGCAGTCCATGAAGGTGGTGCGATAGAATTCAGTGGACATAAAGTTCTAACCATACCCTCCCAAGAAGGTAAGATTACTGCTCAAGACGTTGAGAATTATATAGAAACTTTTGAAAGTGATTTTAAAAAAGAACACATGGTGTATCCAGGGATGGTTTATATTTCACATCCAACCGAATATGGAACTTTATACACGAAAGAAGAATTACAATCTTTATCTAGAGTTTGCCGTAGACATCAGATTCCACTATTTATGGATGGTGCACGTTTAGGCTATGGCCTTATGAGCAATCAAACTAATGTAACTATCGAAGATGTTGCAAAATACTGTGATGTGTTTTACATAGGAGGTACTAAGATTGGAGCACTTTGTGGTGAAGCAATTGTCTTCACTAAACAAAATGAACCTAAAAACTTCACTACAATTATAAAACATCATGGTGCTTTATTAGCAAAAGGCCGTCTAACTGGTGTTCAATTTTTAGAATTATTCACTGATGATTTATATTTTGATATAAGTCGACATGCTATTAAAATGGCTGAAAAGGTAAAAAAAGGATTTATAGATAAAGGATATCAAGTCTATTTTGATTCACCAACCAATCAACAATTTTTTATTTTAAGCAACGATAAAATTGAAGAACTAAAACAAAAGGTAAAATTCGCAGTTTGGGAGAAATACGATAATCAACATCGTGTAGTTCGCTTCGCAACAAGTTGGGCCACAACTGAAGAAAATGTTAATCAACTACTTGAACTAATATAA